In Allomuricauda ruestringensis DSM 13258, the following proteins share a genomic window:
- a CDS encoding family 20 glycosylhydrolase yields the protein MAACQTEKKEINFPKTDLAKAPLIPKPIKTIPTGSAFGLDASTAIYTSTTNPEFEKVGKLLSENIKTKTGLDVAVNASTGEKLERLIYINQSDSIDLESPESYQLYIKKDSILLNAKTAAGAFRGVQTLRQLIPEKSNDTLTDHPLWPIPSGKIMDAPKFGYRGSMLDVARHFFTVEEVKKYIDALAYYKFNTLHLHLSDDQGWRIEIKSWPKLTEVGGVSEVGGGEGGFYTQEQYKDLLAYAAERHITIVPEIDMPGHTNAASLSYPFLHYAGAETPRVRTDMKVGYSSFDAKKDTVYSFLDDVIGEIAAMTPGPYFHIGGDESHVTKKDDYILFVEKVEKIVQKHNKRMIGWDEIAQADIAPSSVVQLWNNAENALNAAENGSKIIISPAKKAYLDMKYDSISEYGLHWAGYIPVDVGYKWNPETYADGLAKENILGIEAPLWSETISNGTELEYLAFPRIIGYAELGWSPSEHLNWDDYKERLAAQVPYLKAMQINYYPSKLVDWKKE from the coding sequence AAAAAAAGGAAATCAATTTTCCAAAAACAGACCTTGCCAAAGCTCCGTTGATTCCAAAACCCATTAAAACCATCCCAACAGGTAGCGCCTTTGGGCTGGATGCGAGCACTGCTATTTACACCTCGACCACAAACCCAGAGTTTGAGAAAGTGGGTAAATTGCTATCCGAAAACATAAAGACAAAGACTGGTCTGGATGTTGCGGTAAATGCTTCAACCGGGGAAAAATTAGAGCGATTGATCTACATTAACCAATCGGACAGCATTGATTTGGAGAGCCCGGAATCCTATCAGCTCTACATCAAAAAAGATTCGATTTTATTGAATGCCAAAACCGCTGCTGGGGCTTTTAGGGGTGTACAGACGCTTCGCCAACTCATTCCAGAAAAAAGCAATGATACGCTTACGGACCATCCTTTATGGCCCATCCCATCCGGAAAGATAATGGATGCCCCAAAATTTGGGTACCGTGGTTCCATGCTGGATGTTGCCAGACACTTTTTCACGGTTGAGGAAGTCAAAAAATACATTGATGCCTTGGCGTACTACAAATTTAACACGCTGCATTTGCATTTGTCGGATGATCAAGGGTGGCGGATTGAGATAAAATCTTGGCCTAAACTGACCGAGGTAGGCGGTGTCAGTGAAGTTGGTGGCGGCGAAGGTGGATTTTATACCCAAGAACAGTACAAGGATTTGCTTGCTTATGCCGCAGAGAGGCATATTACCATTGTACCTGAAATTGATATGCCGGGCCATACCAATGCAGCATCCTTGAGTTATCCTTTTTTACACTATGCTGGAGCAGAGACGCCTCGGGTACGAACCGACATGAAAGTAGGCTACAGCTCTTTTGATGCCAAAAAAGACACAGTTTACAGCTTTTTGGATGATGTTATCGGCGAAATTGCTGCAATGACTCCTGGCCCATACTTTCATATTGGAGGTGATGAAAGCCACGTGACCAAAAAGGATGATTACATTCTTTTTGTGGAAAAAGTGGAAAAAATTGTACAAAAGCACAACAAAAGAATGATCGGTTGGGACGAAATTGCACAGGCAGATATTGCCCCTAGCTCGGTAGTTCAATTATGGAACAATGCTGAAAATGCCTTGAACGCAGCTGAAAATGGTTCTAAAATTATTATTTCCCCTGCAAAAAAGGCCTATTTGGACATGAAATACGATTCCATCTCCGAATACGGATTGCACTGGGCAGGTTACATTCCTGTTGATGTTGGGTACAAATGGAATCCCGAAACTTATGCGGATGGGCTTGCCAAAGAAAATATTCTCGGGATTGAAGCTCCGCTGTGGTCGGAAACCATCAGCAACGGTACCGAATTGGAATATCTGGCCTTCCCACGAATAATTGGTTATGCCGAATTGGGATGGTCCCCGAGCGAACATTTAAATTGGGATGACTACAAAGAGCGCCTTGCCGCACAAGTTCCATACCTGAAAGCCATGCAGATCAATTACTACCCATCAAAATTGGTGGATTGGAAAAAAGAATAG
- a CDS encoding DUF5606 domain-containing protein, translating into MALDKILSIGGKPGLYKLLTQTRGGFVGESLLDGKRVTVGLRSNVSVLSEIAIYTLEEELPLKEVFQKIKEKEDGKKTSISHKAEKIELEEYFFEVLPNYDEDRVYASDIKKIIQWYNILLDNNITDFVEDEKDAEEPTVPASEEEE; encoded by the coding sequence ATGGCATTAGACAAGATTTTATCTATTGGAGGTAAACCAGGACTTTACAAATTATTGACCCAGACCAGGGGTGGCTTTGTTGGCGAATCCCTTTTGGATGGCAAACGTGTAACCGTTGGTTTAAGAAGCAATGTAAGCGTGTTGTCCGAGATCGCCATTTACACTTTGGAAGAAGAGCTTCCGCTAAAAGAAGTGTTCCAAAAAATCAAGGAAAAGGAAGACGGTAAAAAAACTTCCATCAGCCACAAGGCTGAAAAAATTGAGTTGGAAGAGTATTTCTTCGAAGTGCTTCCCAATTATGATGAGGACCGAGTATACGCTAGCGACATCAAAAAAATTATACAGTGGTACAACATCCTTCTCGACAACAACATCACTGATTTTGTTGAAGACGAAAAGGATGCTGAAGAACCTACTGTTCCTGCCTCCGAAGAGGAAGAATAA
- the def gene encoding peptide deformylase — MILPIVAYGDPVLRKMAKDITPEYPKLDELITNMWETMYNAHGVGLAAPQVGIPIRMFMVDTTPFAEDDGLTKEEQEQLDGFKKVFINAKIEEENGKEWDFNEGCLSIPDIREDVKRKPEITITYLDEDFKEHTETYDGLLARVIQHEYDHIEGILFTDKLSTLRKRLLKSRLEKISKGKIDVDYRMRFPKIKKGR, encoded by the coding sequence ATGATTTTACCCATAGTAGCGTACGGAGACCCCGTTTTGCGTAAAATGGCAAAGGATATTACACCAGAATATCCAAAACTGGATGAATTGATAACAAACATGTGGGAGACCATGTACAATGCCCATGGCGTTGGTTTGGCCGCCCCGCAAGTTGGGATTCCCATCAGAATGTTTATGGTGGACACCACACCTTTTGCAGAAGATGATGGGTTGACCAAGGAAGAGCAAGAGCAGTTGGATGGTTTCAAGAAAGTATTCATCAATGCCAAAATTGAAGAGGAAAACGGAAAAGAATGGGACTTTAACGAAGGCTGTTTAAGTATCCCCGATATCCGTGAAGATGTAAAACGCAAGCCCGAAATCACTATCACCTATTTGGATGAGGATTTCAAAGAACATACCGAAACCTATGACGGCCTCTTGGCCCGAGTGATTCAACACGAATACGATCATATTGAGGGAATTTTGTTCACAGATAAGCTTTCAACGCTGAGAAAGCGTCTTTTAAAAAGTCGATTGGAGAAGATTTCCAAAGGAAAAATCGATGTGGATTATAGAATGAGGTTTCCCAAAATCAAAAAAGGACGTTAA
- the ruvX gene encoding Holliday junction resolvase RuvX: MARILALDFGKVRTGIAVTDELQLIASGLTTIETKDLLTFLAKYTQKESVERFVVGLPKQMDNTASESEVLIQGFLNKLKAKFPSIPVERQDERFTSKMAVRSMLDSGMKKKKRRDKALVDEISATLILQAYLNRY; the protein is encoded by the coding sequence TTGGCTAGAATTTTGGCTTTGGATTTTGGAAAGGTGCGGACGGGAATAGCAGTTACCGATGAACTGCAATTGATTGCGTCTGGATTGACCACCATTGAGACCAAAGATTTGTTGACGTTTTTGGCGAAGTATACGCAAAAGGAATCAGTAGAACGTTTTGTAGTAGGTTTGCCCAAACAAATGGACAATACCGCATCCGAGTCCGAAGTGCTTATCCAAGGATTTTTAAACAAACTGAAAGCCAAGTTTCCATCCATTCCCGTGGAACGCCAAGACGAGCGGTTTACCTCTAAAATGGCGGTACGGTCCATGCTGGACAGTGGAATGAAAAAGAAAAAAAGAAGGGACAAGGCCCTGGTTGACGAAATAAGTGCCACGCTGATTTTGCAGGCATACTTAAACAGATATTGA
- a CDS encoding 2,3,4,5-tetrahydropyridine-2,6-dicarboxylate N-succinyltransferase: MTGLRTLIEKAWDNRALLEDEKTQVAIREVIDLIDSGELRCAEPTEDGWQINEWVKKAVVLYFPIQKMEVLEAGIFEYHDKIPLKRGYKEKGVRVVPHAVARHGAYISKGTILMPSYVNIGAYVDEGSMVDTWATVGSCAQIGKNVHLSGGVGIGGVLEPLQAAPVIIEDNAFIGSRCIVVEGVRVEREAVLGANVVLTASTKIIDVTGDEPVELKGRVPSRSVVIPGSYTKKFPAGEYQVPCALIIGKRKESTDKKTSLNNALREHNVAV; this comes from the coding sequence ATGACAGGATTAAGAACGCTGATTGAAAAAGCGTGGGACAATAGAGCGTTGTTGGAAGATGAAAAAACTCAAGTCGCCATACGTGAAGTAATAGACCTAATCGACTCGGGTGAGTTACGATGTGCTGAACCAACGGAAGATGGATGGCAGATCAACGAATGGGTTAAAAAAGCAGTGGTACTTTATTTCCCAATCCAAAAAATGGAAGTTTTAGAAGCTGGCATTTTTGAATATCATGACAAAATTCCATTGAAAAGAGGTTACAAAGAAAAAGGAGTCCGTGTAGTGCCACATGCCGTTGCAAGGCATGGAGCCTATATTTCCAAAGGGACCATTTTAATGCCCAGTTATGTAAACATTGGCGCTTATGTGGATGAAGGCTCCATGGTGGATACTTGGGCCACAGTTGGTAGCTGTGCACAGATAGGAAAGAATGTCCACTTAAGTGGAGGTGTAGGTATCGGTGGTGTATTGGAACCTTTGCAAGCAGCCCCTGTTATTATTGAAGATAATGCCTTTATCGGCTCTAGATGTATTGTTGTGGAAGGGGTACGTGTGGAAAGGGAAGCTGTTTTAGGTGCCAATGTGGTTTTGACGGCATCTACCAAAATCATTGATGTTACTGGAGACGAACCTGTTGAACTGAAAGGTCGTGTACCTTCGAGGTCTGTTGTAATTCCTGGAAGTTATACCAAAAAGTTCCCTGCTGGGGAGTATCAGGTGCCCTGTGCTTTGATCATAGGTAAAAGAAAAGAAAGTACGGATAAGAAAACTTCGCTGAACAATGCGCTTCGTGAGCACAATGTAGCGGTTTAA
- the glf gene encoding UDP-galactopyranose mutase, whose translation MKNSPKYDYLIVGAGLYGAVFAREATKHGKKCLIIDKRNHLGGNTYCEEIEGINVHKYGAHIFHTNDKPIWDYVNSFVLFNRYTNSPLANFEGKLYNLPFNMNTFYQLWGTKTPEEAKAVLDKQTNKYNSINPSNLEEQALKLVGDDIYKKLIKGYTEKQWGRKASELPAFIIKRLPLRFTYDNNYFNDAYQGIPIGGYNKLIQGLLKHVECRTNVDFFKEKESLTELAQQVVFTGKIDEYFDYCHGKLEYRGLDFKHEVLDQSNYQGNAVVNYTEAKIPFTRIIEHKHFEFGNQKATVITKEYPLEASSDKEPYYPINDTKNTKIFKAYQEMAKKETTIFGGRLAEYKYYDMHQVIGAALSKTRKLFIEKS comes from the coding sequence ATGAAAAACAGTCCCAAATATGATTATTTAATTGTTGGCGCAGGACTTTATGGTGCCGTTTTCGCACGCGAGGCAACCAAACACGGCAAAAAATGTTTGATAATTGACAAAAGAAACCATCTTGGTGGAAATACCTACTGCGAGGAAATCGAAGGAATCAACGTACATAAATACGGTGCACATATTTTCCATACCAACGACAAACCTATTTGGGACTATGTGAACAGTTTTGTCCTATTCAATAGATACACCAACTCCCCGTTGGCAAACTTTGAAGGAAAGTTATACAATCTACCGTTCAACATGAACACCTTTTACCAACTTTGGGGCACAAAAACCCCTGAGGAAGCAAAGGCAGTTCTTGATAAACAGACCAATAAATATAACAGCATCAACCCTTCCAATCTTGAAGAACAGGCCCTAAAACTTGTTGGGGATGATATTTATAAAAAACTTATAAAGGGATATACCGAAAAGCAATGGGGTAGAAAAGCCAGCGAACTCCCGGCCTTTATCATTAAAAGATTACCCTTAAGGTTTACTTACGACAACAATTATTTTAACGATGCTTATCAAGGCATACCCATTGGTGGATACAATAAATTGATACAAGGATTACTGAAGCATGTAGAATGCAGGACAAATGTGGACTTTTTTAAGGAAAAAGAAAGTTTAACCGAGTTGGCTCAGCAGGTCGTGTTTACAGGGAAAATAGACGAGTATTTTGATTACTGCCATGGTAAACTCGAGTATCGAGGCTTGGATTTTAAACATGAAGTACTAGATCAATCCAATTACCAAGGGAATGCAGTCGTAAACTATACAGAAGCAAAAATTCCGTTTACAAGAATCATAGAGCACAAACATTTTGAATTTGGCAACCAAAAGGCTACAGTGATCACAAAAGAATACCCTCTGGAAGCCTCATCGGATAAAGAACCGTACTATCCCATTAACGACACCAAGAATACCAAAATTTTTAAAGCATATCAAGAAATGGCAAAGAAAGAGACCACTATTTTTGGAGGACGACTGGCCGAATACAAATATTACGATATGCATCAGGTAATAGGTGCGGCCCTTAGCAAAACAAGAAAACTATTTATAGAAAAATCTTAA
- a CDS encoding glycosyltransferase family 2 protein, which produces MAELRAPKQKISALVITYNEMGYIEKCIDSVSFADEILVVDSYSTDGTYEYLLNHPKVRVIQNPFENFTAQKSFTLKQAINDWVLFLDADEVVTESLQEEIIDTINDPNAHEAYWFYRKFMFQSEPLNFSGWQTDKNYRLFRKSKAHFTDRKIVHETLVVDGKSGILKEKLIHFCYKDYEDYKGKMLKYGRLKAKEDFYKEKHFNYLLMTVKPIWKFFNHYILRLGFLDGKKGWTICYLNALGVFERFKELKRLEKKNELAYYLVMP; this is translated from the coding sequence ATGGCTGAATTACGCGCCCCAAAGCAAAAAATATCAGCACTTGTGATTACCTACAATGAAATGGGATACATTGAAAAATGTATCGATTCCGTTTCCTTTGCCGACGAAATTTTAGTGGTTGATTCTTACAGTACCGATGGAACCTATGAATATCTTTTGAACCATCCAAAAGTCAGGGTAATCCAAAATCCTTTTGAAAATTTTACGGCTCAAAAATCGTTCACACTTAAACAGGCAATAAATGATTGGGTCTTGTTTTTGGATGCAGACGAGGTGGTTACCGAAAGCCTTCAGGAAGAAATTATCGATACTATAAACGACCCTAATGCCCATGAGGCCTATTGGTTTTACAGAAAATTTATGTTCCAAAGCGAGCCTCTAAATTTTAGCGGATGGCAGACCGACAAAAATTATAGACTGTTCCGGAAGAGCAAAGCTCATTTCACCGATAGAAAAATTGTACACGAAACTTTGGTTGTCGATGGCAAGTCTGGCATTCTAAAAGAAAAATTGATTCACTTCTGCTACAAAGATTATGAAGACTACAAAGGTAAAATGCTCAAATACGGCAGATTAAAGGCCAAAGAAGACTTTTACAAGGAAAAGCATTTCAATTACCTTTTGATGACAGTAAAACCTATCTGGAAATTCTTCAACCATTACATTTTACGTCTCGGATTTTTGGATGGTAAAAAAGGGTGGACCATTTGCTACTTGAACGCACTTGGTGTTTTTGAAAGGTTCAAAGAGTTAAAACGATTGGAAAAAAAGAACGAGCTTGCCTATTATTTGGTAATGCCGTAG
- a CDS encoding glycosyltransferase family 2 protein, producing MNQKETETPKISVIVSTYNAEEWLKKVLWGFNCQIFKDFEVVIADDGSGPKTKELLEEMSKKVFYNIVHVWQEDDGFQKSRILNKAVEASNADYIIMTDGDCIPREDFVEVHYINKEPGYFISGGYYMLPMNISKMITLEDIEKQNCFNIHWLKKKGIPKTFKNNKLTANGVISKLLNTFTPTNASWNGHNSSGWKKDILNVNGFDERMQYGGQDRELGERLFNFGIKSKQLRYSAVCVHLDHKRGYKTPESIAKNQAIRKETKSNKMVWTHYGITK from the coding sequence ATGAACCAAAAGGAAACGGAAACACCCAAAATATCAGTAATTGTAAGCACTTATAATGCCGAAGAGTGGCTGAAAAAAGTGCTGTGGGGATTCAACTGCCAAATTTTCAAGGATTTTGAGGTGGTTATTGCCGATGATGGTTCCGGCCCTAAAACCAAGGAGTTATTGGAAGAGATGTCTAAAAAGGTCTTTTACAATATTGTCCATGTATGGCAAGAGGACGATGGGTTCCAGAAGTCAAGAATTCTTAATAAAGCTGTGGAGGCCAGCAATGCCGATTATATTATTATGACGGATGGTGACTGCATTCCACGAGAAGATTTTGTTGAGGTGCACTACATTAACAAAGAGCCTGGTTATTTTATATCGGGGGGGTATTACATGCTGCCCATGAACATTTCCAAAATGATTACCCTTGAAGATATTGAAAAACAGAATTGCTTTAATATTCATTGGCTCAAGAAAAAAGGTATTCCCAAAACTTTTAAGAACAACAAGCTTACTGCGAATGGAGTTATATCCAAATTGCTAAACACTTTTACTCCGACCAATGCGAGCTGGAACGGTCATAATTCCTCGGGTTGGAAAAAGGATATTTTAAACGTAAACGGTTTTGACGAGCGTATGCAGTATGGCGGACAGGACCGAGAATTGGGGGAGCGGTTGTTCAATTTTGGGATAAAATCGAAACAGTTGCGATATAGTGCGGTTTGTGTGCACTTAGACCATAAAAGGGGATATAAAACACCTGAATCCATTGCCAAGAACCAAGCTATTAGAAAGGAAACCAAATCCAATAAAATGGTTTGGACGCACTACGGCATTACCAAATAA
- a CDS encoding Zn-dependent alcohol dehydrogenase: MKVKEIPVSLFHQANLTWQSKEKLLSNKKQIPVIVSLASIPSRLNIVHLTIRSLLNQDVLPDKIVLWLHKDLMHKIPKKLNALIGDLFTIEFTDYYSSHRKLVEPLKRFPKKAIITCDDDMMYRKNWLSKLYEAHQKNPDKIIANQTRCITYDESGELLPYKQWKPNESGCENPKLTLPIGAGGTFYPPNTMDEQVFDKDLFLKLASNADDLWFKVMGLLKNTVSIQAANTGKDPIPIWGSQKVSLKKGNIGMDKNRTQWMALTNHFNLKFENIDRRNQQLQ; the protein is encoded by the coding sequence ATGAAGGTCAAAGAAATTCCTGTTTCACTTTTTCATCAAGCTAATTTGACTTGGCAATCTAAGGAGAAGCTTCTATCCAATAAGAAACAGATTCCAGTAATAGTTTCGTTGGCTTCAATCCCATCAAGGTTAAACATTGTACACCTTACCATTCGGAGCTTGCTGAATCAAGATGTGTTACCAGATAAAATTGTGCTTTGGCTCCATAAAGATTTAATGCACAAAATCCCTAAAAAACTGAACGCCTTGATTGGGGACTTGTTCACTATTGAATTTACGGACTATTACAGTTCACATAGAAAACTTGTAGAACCTCTTAAGCGTTTTCCAAAAAAAGCTATCATCACATGTGATGATGATATGATGTACCGGAAAAACTGGCTGTCAAAATTGTATGAAGCGCATCAAAAGAATCCAGATAAAATTATAGCCAATCAAACCCGATGCATTACTTATGATGAATCAGGGGAACTGCTGCCGTACAAGCAATGGAAACCAAATGAATCAGGCTGTGAAAACCCTAAATTAACATTGCCCATTGGTGCTGGCGGTACTTTTTATCCACCCAACACCATGGATGAACAGGTTTTCGACAAAGACCTATTTTTAAAACTTGCATCAAATGCAGACGATCTTTGGTTTAAGGTCATGGGACTTTTAAAAAATACCGTTTCAATACAAGCCGCCAATACCGGAAAGGACCCCATCCCTATTTGGGGTTCACAAAAGGTTTCCTTGAAAAAAGGGAATATTGGGATGGACAAAAACAGGACGCAATGGATGGCCTTGACCAACCATTTTAATCTAAAATTCGAGAACATTGATCGAAGAAATCAACAACTGCAATAA
- a CDS encoding L-threonylcarbamoyladenylate synthase, with protein MIEEINNCNKILQEGGLILYPTDTVWGIGCDATNPEAVKKVYALKKREDTKALICLVANQAMLERHVKEVPDVAYDIMDLATKPTTIVFDNPIGIASNLVAEDNTLAIRVASDKFCQYLINKFRKPIVSTSANISGNPAPKQFKDIDEEILKGVDYVVNLPDENINPSPSSIIKLSNDGQVKIIRE; from the coding sequence TTGATCGAAGAAATCAACAACTGCAATAAAATACTCCAAGAAGGTGGACTCATCCTCTACCCTACCGATACGGTCTGGGGCATAGGCTGCGATGCCACCAACCCCGAAGCCGTTAAAAAAGTATACGCCCTCAAAAAAAGAGAAGACACCAAAGCCCTTATCTGTTTGGTGGCCAACCAAGCCATGTTGGAACGCCATGTAAAAGAAGTGCCCGATGTGGCCTACGATATTATGGATCTGGCCACAAAACCTACCACCATTGTGTTTGATAATCCCATCGGCATCGCCAGCAATCTAGTGGCTGAAGATAATACATTAGCTATTCGGGTGGCTTCCGATAAATTCTGCCAATACCTCATCAATAAATTCAGAAAACCAATAGTTTCCACATCCGCCAATATTTCGGGTAATCCCGCCCCAAAACAATTCAAGGATATTGATGAAGAAATTTTAAAAGGAGTGGACTATGTGGTAAATTTGCCCGATGAAAATATAAACCCTTCCCCATCCTCTATTATTAAATTGAGCAATGACGGACAGGTGAAGATTATTCGGGAATAA
- a CDS encoding CCA tRNA nucleotidyltransferase — translation MAKEFHTEAIQHPIFKLIGEASDELGVDSYVIGGFVRDYFLKRNTPKDIDIVAIGSGIELAKKVASKLKGKPEISVFKNFGTAMIKHKDLELEFVGARKESYNRDSRKPIVEDGTLEDDQNRRDFTINAMALTLNQENFGKLLDPFGGLADLDKEIIRTPLEPGITYSDDPLRMMRAIRFATQLHFTIELQSLQAITENKDRIKIVSKERIVDELHKILMSSKPSVGFKLMHQTELLPLILPELTALQGIEEKEGQRHKDNFWHTLEVVDNIAKTTDNLWLRWAALLHDIGKAPTKKFHKKIGWTFHAHEFVGSKMVYKLFKRLRMPLNEKMKFVQKMVLMSSRPIILSEDHVTDSAVRRLVFDAGDAVEDLMTLCEADITTKNPRKQKKYKNNFKIVRQKIVEVEERDHIRNFQPPVSGEEIMKTFNLKPSKEIGVIKDAIKEAILEGEIPNEYEAAYNFMLEKGKKMNLKVHSE, via the coding sequence ATGGCGAAGGAATTCCATACAGAGGCAATACAGCATCCTATTTTTAAACTTATTGGAGAAGCTTCGGATGAGTTGGGAGTGGATTCTTATGTAATCGGCGGTTTTGTGCGTGATTACTTTTTAAAACGAAACACTCCAAAGGACATAGATATTGTCGCCATTGGCAGTGGAATCGAATTGGCCAAAAAAGTGGCATCCAAGTTAAAAGGAAAACCAGAGATTTCCGTTTTCAAAAACTTTGGCACCGCCATGATCAAACACAAAGATCTGGAATTGGAATTTGTGGGCGCCCGAAAAGAAAGCTACAATCGCGATAGCCGAAAACCCATTGTGGAAGACGGCACCTTGGAAGATGACCAGAACCGTCGCGATTTTACCATAAATGCCATGGCCTTGACGCTGAACCAAGAAAACTTCGGGAAGTTGCTAGATCCTTTTGGAGGATTGGCAGATTTGGACAAAGAAATTATACGCACCCCTTTAGAGCCGGGCATTACTTATTCTGATGACCCATTACGGATGATGCGCGCCATTCGTTTTGCCACACAATTACACTTTACGATTGAACTACAATCACTCCAGGCCATTACCGAGAACAAGGACCGCATTAAAATAGTGTCCAAAGAACGTATCGTGGACGAGCTACACAAAATTTTGATGAGTTCCAAACCATCTGTTGGTTTTAAATTGATGCACCAAACAGAACTTCTTCCATTGATTCTACCTGAACTAACGGCACTACAAGGAATAGAGGAAAAGGAAGGACAACGCCACAAGGACAACTTTTGGCATACCTTGGAGGTGGTTGATAATATTGCAAAAACCACCGACAACCTTTGGTTGCGCTGGGCCGCATTGTTGCACGACATCGGGAAGGCACCCACCAAAAAATTCCATAAAAAAATTGGTTGGACCTTCCACGCGCACGAATTTGTGGGCTCAAAAATGGTCTACAAACTCTTCAAAAGGTTGCGAATGCCTTTGAACGAGAAAATGAAGTTCGTTCAAAAAATGGTGTTGATGAGCTCAAGGCCCATCATACTATCCGAAGACCATGTAACCGATTCCGCGGTAAGGCGATTGGTTTTTGATGCGGGCGATGCTGTGGAAGACCTGATGACTTTGTGCGAGGCCGACATTACGACCAAGAACCCGCGCAAACAGAAAAAGTACAAGAATAATTTTAAGATAGTCCGCCAAAAAATAGTCGAGGTAGAAGAACGGGACCACATCCGAAACTTTCAGCCTCCTGTTTCCGGTGAAGAAATAATGAAAACCTTCAACCTAAAGCCCTCCAAAGAGATAGGAGTCATAAAAGATGCGATTAAAGAAGCCATTCTAGAGGGAGAAATTCCCAATGAGTATGAAGCCGCCTACAATTTTATGTTGGAAAAAGGCAAAAAAATGAATCTAAAAGTCCACTCCGAATGA
- a CDS encoding COX15/CtaA family protein, with the protein MKKNKYVVYWLLTGCFLIFVMVLVGGITRLTHSGLSISDYKLIQGTIPPMNEQEWQEAFELYQQYPEYQKLNNHFGIEEFKDIYFWEWLHRVIGRFIGVVFILPFLYFLFTKKLDRPTIKKCLILLFMGGFQGFLGWYMVKSGLVDRPDVSHYRLAAHLTTAFLTFAYSLWVALDLIYPERKEINIKTRNLIRVGLVLLLIQIIWGAFVAGLDAGFIHNHWPLMNEGKLMHETVYIEQQPVIKNFYEGKSGVQFVHRYLAYVVVGFITLIWYRTRKIQTTPLQEKGLKTLLALVFVQFLLGVLTLIYAVPLWLGIAHQIGAFFLLAAMTFTLHRFAK; encoded by the coding sequence ATGAAGAAGAACAAATATGTAGTGTATTGGTTGTTAACAGGATGCTTTCTGATTTTTGTGATGGTTTTGGTGGGAGGCATTACGCGCCTAACCCACTCCGGACTTTCCATTTCGGATTATAAATTGATACAGGGCACCATACCGCCAATGAACGAGCAGGAATGGCAAGAAGCCTTTGAATTGTACCAGCAATATCCAGAATACCAAAAGCTCAATAATCATTTCGGAATCGAGGAGTTCAAGGATATCTATTTTTGGGAATGGTTGCACAGGGTTATTGGTAGATTTATAGGCGTGGTATTCATTTTGCCGTTCCTGTACTTTTTGTTCACTAAAAAACTGGACAGACCCACGATAAAAAAATGTTTGATTCTGCTCTTTATGGGTGGATTCCAAGGTTTTTTGGGCTGGTATATGGTCAAAAGTGGCCTTGTGGACCGTCCCGATGTGTCTCACTATAGGTTGGCAGCGCACTTGACCACGGCATTCCTCACCTTTGCCTATAGTTTGTGGGTGGCACTGGACCTTATTTATCCAGAACGAAAAGAAATCAATATAAAAACCAGGAACCTGATTCGAGTTGGACTAGTTCTGCTTTTGATACAGATTATCTGGGGTGCCTTTGTGGCAGGTTTGGACGCAGGTTTTATACACAATCATTGGCCCTTGATGAACGAAGGCAAACTGATGCACGAAACCGTGTACATTGAACAACAACCCGTCATCAAAAACTTTTATGAGGGGAAAAGCGGGGTTCAGTTTGTACACCGATACCTAGCTTATGTTGTTGTTGGTTTTATTACATTGATTTGGTACAGAACTCGAAAAATACAAACGACCCCACTTCAAGAAAAAGGATTAAAAACCCTTTTGGCCTTGGTTTTTGTTCAATTTTTATTGGGTGTGCTCACGCTTATTTACGCTGTGCCCCTTTGGTTGGGAATTGCGCATCAAATTGGGGCATTTTTCCTTTTGGCAGCAATGACTTTTACCTTGCACAGGTTCGCCAAATAA